Proteins encoded in a region of the Clostridium butyricum genome:
- the glgD gene encoding glucose-1-phosphate adenylyltransferase subunit GlgD — MKNCIGIINLDENENRMGELVVNRSLASVPIAARYRVIDFVLSNMTNSGINCIGIFTKNKSRSLIDHITNGRPWDLNRKTDGLRVFNFGNDDPVYDDVHNFADNIQFLNRSRKEYVLLAPSYMICNIDYKEVLEYHKSTGKDITIVYKKVNNADESFGDCGVLNIDDSGSVISVGENIGKNPKANINMEMYVLKRELFLNIVNECISSGMYRKVKEYIHNNLNNLSAGAYEFKGHLDCINSIKALYDSNVALLNKKVNKEIFNEERPIYTKTKDEGPTFYSDNSNVVNSIIANGCRIEGTVENCVIGRRVYVGKNAKIKDCIIMQNSRIEDEVVLDNVIADKGSEIRKGETLIGSTMYPLVIKKKNWL, encoded by the coding sequence ATGAAAAATTGTATTGGTATAATTAACTTAGATGAAAATGAAAATAGAATGGGTGAACTAGTTGTAAATAGATCTCTTGCTTCAGTACCTATAGCAGCAAGATATAGAGTAATTGATTTCGTATTATCTAATATGACAAACTCAGGAATAAATTGTATCGGAATATTCACAAAGAATAAATCAAGATCGTTAATTGATCATATTACTAATGGACGACCATGGGATTTAAATAGAAAAACAGATGGATTAAGAGTATTTAATTTTGGAAATGATGATCCTGTATATGATGATGTTCATAATTTTGCAGATAATATTCAATTTTTAAATAGAAGCAGAAAAGAATATGTATTATTAGCTCCAAGTTATATGATATGCAATATAGATTATAAAGAAGTGTTAGAATATCATAAAAGTACTGGAAAAGATATAACAATTGTGTATAAGAAAGTTAATAACGCAGACGAATCTTTTGGTGACTGCGGTGTTTTAAATATTGATGATTCAGGAAGTGTTATTAGTGTAGGAGAGAATATTGGAAAGAATCCTAAGGCTAATATCAATATGGAAATGTATGTATTAAAAAGAGAATTGTTCTTAAATATAGTAAATGAATGTATAAGCAGCGGTATGTATAGAAAGGTTAAAGAATATATTCATAATAATTTAAATAATCTTTCAGCTGGTGCATATGAATTTAAAGGACATTTAGACTGTATAAATTCAATAAAAGCTTTATATGATAGTAATGTAGCTCTTTTAAATAAAAAAGTTAATAAGGAAATATTTAATGAAGAGAGACCAATTTATACAAAGACTAAAGATGAAGGCCCAACATTCTATTCGGACAATAGTAATGTTGTAAATTCTATTATTGCTAATGGATGTAGGATAGAAGGTACAGTTGAAAATTGTGTTATTGGAAGAAGAGTTTATGTTGGAAAAAATGCAAAAATAAAGGATTGCATAATAATGCAAAATAGCAGAATCGAAGATGAGGTAGTTTTAGATAATGTTATAGCAGATAAGGGTAGTGAAATAAGAAAAGGTGAGACTCTTATAGGATCTACTATGTATCCTTTAGTTATTAAAAAGAAGAATTGGTTATAG
- a CDS encoding glucose-1-phosphate adenylyltransferase encodes MGKNEIVAMILAGGQGSRLGVLTKKLAKPAVPFGGKYRIIDFPLSNCANSGIYTVGVLTQYKPLELNAHIGIGEAWDLDRTQGGVSILPPYQEEKGGEWYKGTANAIYQNIEFVDRYDPEYILVLSGDHIYKMDYTKMLDFHKEKGADATIAVIEVPMEEASRFGIMNTRDDLSVYEFEEKPKAPKNNLASMGIYIFNWKTLKKYLREDEADKTSKNDFGMNIIPKMLNDGNKLVAYPFKGYWKDVGTIDSLWEANMDLIREDNELDLHDEDWKIYSVNPVRPAQYIGENAKVNNSLVVEGCVVNGQIENSILFQGVHIGKNTVIRDSIIMTDAKIGDNVVIEKAIVGSGAVVRKDCKISLGEEIAIIAAKEEVKMGTVIEESNKAV; translated from the coding sequence ATGGGTAAAAATGAAATTGTAGCAATGATATTAGCTGGTGGACAAGGGTCTAGATTAGGGGTGTTAACTAAAAAGTTAGCAAAACCAGCAGTACCATTTGGAGGAAAATATAGAATAATAGATTTTCCATTAAGTAACTGTGCTAATTCTGGAATATATACGGTAGGGGTATTAACACAGTATAAACCACTTGAATTAAATGCACACATTGGTATAGGTGAAGCATGGGATTTAGATAGAACACAAGGAGGCGTAAGTATTTTACCTCCATATCAAGAAGAAAAGGGTGGAGAATGGTATAAGGGAACTGCCAATGCAATATATCAGAATATAGAATTTGTGGACCGATATGATCCAGAATATATATTGGTATTATCCGGAGATCACATATATAAGATGGATTATACAAAAATGCTTGATTTTCATAAAGAAAAGGGGGCAGATGCAACTATTGCAGTAATAGAGGTTCCTATGGAAGAAGCATCACGTTTTGGAATTATGAATACTAGAGATGATTTATCAGTATATGAATTTGAAGAAAAGCCAAAAGCACCAAAAAATAACTTAGCATCAATGGGAATATATATATTTAATTGGAAGACATTAAAGAAATATTTAAGAGAAGATGAAGCAGATAAAACATCAAAAAATGATTTTGGAATGAATATAATTCCTAAGATGCTTAATGACGGAAATAAATTGGTAGCTTATCCATTTAAGGGATACTGGAAAGATGTTGGGACTATAGATAGTCTTTGGGAAGCAAATATGGATTTAATAAGAGAAGATAATGAATTAGATTTGCATGATGAAGATTGGAAGATTTATTCAGTAAATCCTGTAAGACCAGCACAATATATTGGTGAAAATGCTAAAGTTAATAATTCGCTTGTAGTTGAGGGATGTGTTGTTAATGGGCAAATTGAAAACTCAATATTATTCCAAGGTGTGCATATAGGTAAAAATACAGTTATAAGGGATTCTATAATTATGACTGATGCAAAAATAGGTGATAATGTTGTTATTGAAAAAGCAATAGTAGGTAGTGGAGCAGTTGTAAGAAAAGACTGTAAGATTTCTTTAGGCGAAGAAATAGCGATAATAGCAGCTAAAGAAGAAGTAAAAATGGGTACAGTTATAGAAGAAAGCAATAAAGCAGTTTAA
- a CDS encoding glycoside hydrolase family 13 protein, giving the protein MDRIKVMHDSQSIVYRRPFGAVEEGQKVKLSIDIEKEIVVAIELLQFDGTKVNMGMEKEYLNSGNYRYSIEIDTEDALGVLGYYFILIDGYDRVYYGNNDEHLGGIGQIYTYNPVPYQITIYKKSNLPEWYKEGIIYQIFVDRFCNGNDDGSINNPKKNSFIYGRWDDTPVYIKDYQGRTIRWDFYGGNIRGIIKKLDYIKSLGVNIINLSPIFKSSSCHKYDAGDYDIIDEMFGTEEDFKELCEKAKSKDIKIILDGVFSYTSSDSRYFNKAGNYDEIGAYQSPNSKYHNWYKFNRYPYGYECWWGIEGRPNINVMHNSYIDFLVNRDDSIIKKWIDLGASGWRLNVTDELPDEFIEIIRDRLDTLDKETVLIGDVWDDASNKISYSKKRRYLYGKEIQSVTNYPLRESLINFTRGYIKSDKLKKKVMSLYENYPREVFLGNINLIGTSDTERILTVLDGNIRCLKIIVALQFTIPGVPLIYYGDETGVTGGKDPDNRKSYPWENEDVDLIGFYKRIAQIRNGQDALKKGDFNIFDTEEDIFAFERVYENERIVVVVNVSNAQKVVRGITLEGTYLDLFNEGEKYKFVGYESVLIMYPCSFKILRKINK; this is encoded by the coding sequence ATGGACAGGATAAAGGTAATGCATGACTCGCAAAGCATAGTATATAGAAGACCTTTTGGTGCTGTAGAGGAAGGACAGAAGGTTAAGTTATCAATTGATATAGAGAAAGAGATAGTAGTAGCTATTGAACTATTACAATTTGATGGTACAAAAGTAAATATGGGAATGGAAAAGGAATACCTTAATAGTGGAAATTATCGATATTCTATAGAGATTGATACAGAAGATGCTTTGGGAGTCTTGGGGTATTATTTTATTTTAATAGATGGGTATGACAGAGTATACTACGGAAATAATGATGAACATCTAGGTGGTATTGGTCAGATATATACCTATAATCCTGTACCATATCAAATAACTATATATAAGAAATCTAATTTACCAGAATGGTATAAAGAGGGAATTATATATCAAATATTTGTAGATAGATTCTGTAATGGAAATGATGATGGTAGTATAAATAATCCCAAAAAAAATTCTTTTATATATGGAAGATGGGATGATACTCCAGTATATATAAAAGATTATCAAGGAAGGACTATAAGATGGGACTTCTATGGAGGCAATATTAGAGGGATAATAAAAAAATTAGATTATATAAAGTCTTTGGGCGTAAATATAATTAATTTAAGTCCAATATTTAAATCTTCAAGCTGTCATAAATATGATGCAGGAGATTATGACATAATTGATGAGATGTTTGGTACAGAGGAAGATTTTAAAGAATTATGTGAAAAAGCTAAAAGTAAAGATATTAAAATAATTTTAGATGGAGTATTTAGTTATACAAGTTCAGATAGCAGATATTTCAATAAAGCCGGAAACTATGATGAAATAGGAGCATATCAATCTCCAAATTCAAAATATCATAATTGGTATAAATTTAATAGATATCCATATGGATATGAATGTTGGTGGGGGATTGAAGGAAGGCCTAATATTAATGTAATGCATAATAGTTATATTGACTTTTTAGTAAATAGGGATGATTCAATAATAAAAAAATGGATTGATCTTGGAGCAAGTGGATGGCGTTTGAATGTTACAGATGAGCTTCCAGATGAATTTATAGAAATAATAAGAGATAGGCTAGATACCTTGGATAAGGAAACTGTTTTAATAGGGGATGTATGGGATGATGCATCTAATAAGATAAGTTATTCTAAAAAAAGAAGATATCTATATGGCAAAGAGATACAATCTGTAACTAATTATCCATTAAGGGAGAGTTTAATTAACTTTACTAGAGGATATATAAAATCAGATAAGTTAAAAAAGAAAGTAATGTCTTTATATGAAAATTATCCTAGAGAAGTATTTTTAGGAAATATTAATCTTATTGGAACATCCGATACAGAAAGAATACTTACTGTATTAGATGGAAATATACGATGCTTAAAAATAATAGTAGCATTACAATTTACTATTCCTGGGGTACCTTTGATATATTATGGTGATGAAACAGGGGTTACAGGAGGAAAAGATCCAGATAACAGAAAGAGTTATCCTTGGGAAAATGAAGATGTTGATTTAATTGGGTTTTATAAAAGGATAGCACAAATTAGAAATGGTCAAGATGCTTTGAAAAAAGGGGATTTTAATATTTTCGATACAGAAGAGGATATTTTTGCATTTGAAAGAGTATATGAAAATGAAAGAATTGTAGTTGTTGTTAATGTTTCAAATGCACAAAAAGTAGTAAGGGGTATTACTTTAGAAGGAACTTATTTAGATTTATTTAATGAAGGTGAAAAATATAAATTTGTTGGATATGAAAGTGTTTTAATAATGTATCCATGTAGCTTTAAAATATTAAGAAAAATAAATAAGTAG
- the glgA gene encoding glycogen synthase GlgA, which translates to MRVLFVASEASPFIKSGGLGDVAGALPKALAQKNVDVRVVIPKYKELNWEVKDKLRFVKWFNVRVGWRDEFCGVWECFYNGVTYYVLDNERYFNRDGLYGFYDDAERFAFFDRAVLDMLRQVDWQPDLIHCNDWQTGMLPVLLKFQYKKYDNFYWNMKCVYSIHNIAFQGVFDPNILPELFGFDLELYDNTCLKFDEGVSFMKGGLYYSDIITTVSNSYAGEIQTPEYGHRLDGVLRDRSYVLRGIVNGIDYDEFNPKTDRRIIRNYDVNTFTSKAINKIALQKELGLKVDESIPMIAMVTRLTSQKGIDLLVNISDKLLQENVQLVILGTGDKHYEDHFKWLDYAYGDKVSANIRFDNTLANKIYASSDMFLMPSAFEPCGLGQLIALRYGSIPIVRETGGLKDTVNPYNEYIGSGNGFGFKNYNSEELLNIIKYALWIYKDKKKWNNLVINAMNSDNSWGRSAQIYLDMYRELTGQY; encoded by the coding sequence ATGAGAGTTTTATTTGTAGCATCTGAGGCAAGTCCTTTTATTAAAAGCGGTGGTCTTGGAGATGTTGCAGGGGCATTACCTAAAGCACTTGCTCAAAAAAATGTAGATGTTAGAGTTGTTATACCTAAATATAAAGAATTAAATTGGGAAGTAAAAGATAAACTAAGATTTGTAAAATGGTTTAATGTTCGTGTTGGATGGAGAGATGAATTCTGCGGAGTATGGGAATGTTTCTATAATGGTGTTACCTATTATGTTCTTGATAATGAAAGATATTTTAATCGTGATGGGTTATATGGATTTTACGATGATGCAGAAAGATTTGCTTTTTTTGACAGAGCAGTTTTAGATATGTTAAGGCAAGTAGATTGGCAACCTGATTTAATTCATTGTAATGATTGGCAGACAGGTATGCTTCCAGTATTATTAAAGTTTCAATATAAAAAATATGATAATTTTTACTGGAATATGAAATGTGTATATTCAATTCACAACATAGCATTCCAAGGAGTGTTCGATCCTAATATACTACCAGAATTATTTGGATTTGATCTTGAATTATATGATAATACATGTTTGAAATTTGATGAGGGTGTCAGCTTTATGAAGGGCGGACTCTATTACTCTGATATTATTACAACTGTAAGTAATAGTTATGCAGGTGAAATTCAAACTCCAGAATATGGACATAGATTAGATGGAGTATTAAGGGATAGATCATATGTTCTAAGAGGTATTGTAAATGGTATAGATTATGATGAATTTAATCCTAAGACTGATAGGAGAATAATTAGGAATTATGATGTGAATACATTTACAAGTAAAGCTATAAATAAAATTGCGCTTCAAAAAGAACTAGGATTAAAGGTAGATGAGAGTATTCCAATGATAGCAATGGTAACAAGACTAACAAGTCAAAAGGGAATTGATTTATTAGTTAATATTTCAGACAAATTGCTTCAAGAGAATGTTCAGCTTGTAATTTTAGGTACTGGAGACAAACATTATGAAGATCATTTTAAATGGTTAGATTATGCTTATGGAGATAAGGTATCTGCAAATATTAGGTTTGATAATACTTTAGCTAATAAGATATATGCTTCAAGTGATATGTTCTTAATGCCATCGGCATTTGAACCATGTGGATTAGGGCAATTGATAGCATTAAGGTATGGATCAATTCCTATAGTAAGAGAAACAGGAGGACTAAAAGATACAGTAAACCCATATAATGAATATATTGGTTCAGGAAATGGATTTGGATTTAAAAACTATAATTCAGAAGAATTGTTAAATATAATTAAATATGCCTTATGGATATATAAGGACAAAAAGAAATGGAATAACCTTGTTATAAATGCAATGAATTCTGATAATAGTTGGGGAAGATCAGCACAGATATATCTTGATATGTACAGAGAATTAACAGGACAATATTAG
- the glgB gene encoding 1,4-alpha-glucan branching protein GlgB yields MSDKPNGSSKIIAETTVETTAKVDSSASSTKEKAKTTTRKRTTRAKSKTENNVSKGDISTELKTDAKSLSRKDIDNENKEIDIDTKKIVEVEEKVSDKPLENEKVEKKTRATKKTTTAKKTTTKTRTTRKTTKASKTSSSTKADTDKAENKEVKAASTKKTEDVKGSVQVDIEETKIVESKNDKLTAMSKENLPSAKEIITEKDKENIDDTEITSFNEYLFHQGKNYSAYNILGSHVVIRNNVKGVQFATWAPRASEVYVVGDFNDFNVNDAYKLEKISENGIWSGFFTQPKEGDKYKYCVVDSKGNSGEYKSDPYAIFSELRPNNASIIYAPKDFTWNDKKWIENRNKINVLEQPLNIYEIHLGSWRRNQDGDFLSYEEISEILPAYLKDMGYSHVEIMPLVEHPLDASWGYQGTGYYSPTSRYGNPEGLKLLINKLHEQNIGVIMDWVPGHFCKDAHGLYKFDGTATYEYQEEWRAENKGWGTCNFDLGRAEVQSYLISNALYWFREFHVDGLRVDAVSSILYLDYSREPGEWKPNKYGGNGNLEAIDFLKQLNQAVFAEYPTALMIAEESTAWPNITKPPMEDGLGFNLKWNMGWMNDTLEYVKIDPSYRKNNHRNITFAMMYNYAENYVLPLSHDEVVHGKKSLIEKMWGDEWNKFAGLRAFMGYMMGHPGKKLTFMGCEFAQGIEWREYEQLEWNLIEALEINEKTQLFFKDLNKLYLDNKAFWELDHDHRGFNWIEADNSDQSILVFTRRSRKDDETLIFIVNFTSIVYYDYQIGVPFLGEYEELFNTDDSKYGGSGQIMDTPLFAERAPFQNQPYSVKIKVPPMATLVLKVKDIFKNEENNETEKDEKEIN; encoded by the coding sequence ATGTCAGATAAACCTAATGGAAGCAGTAAAATAATTGCAGAAACTACAGTTGAAACAACAGCAAAAGTAGATTCTTCAGCATCTTCTACTAAGGAAAAGGCAAAAACAACAACTAGAAAAAGGACTACTAGAGCTAAATCTAAAACAGAAAATAATGTATCTAAAGGGGATATATCAACTGAGTTAAAGACTGATGCGAAATCTTTAAGCAGAAAAGATATCGATAATGAAAATAAAGAAATAGATATAGATACTAAAAAAATAGTTGAAGTTGAAGAAAAAGTAAGTGATAAACCTTTAGAAAATGAAAAAGTTGAGAAAAAGACAAGAGCAACTAAAAAAACAACAACAGCTAAGAAAACAACAACAAAAACTAGAACTACTAGAAAGACTACTAAAGCTTCAAAAACATCTAGTTCAACAAAGGCTGATACGGATAAAGCGGAAAATAAAGAAGTAAAAGCAGCTAGTACTAAAAAGACAGAAGATGTTAAAGGAAGTGTTCAAGTAGATATTGAAGAGACAAAAATAGTAGAAAGTAAAAATGATAAATTAACAGCCATGAGTAAAGAAAATTTACCTAGTGCAAAAGAAATAATTACAGAAAAAGATAAAGAAAATATTGATGATACTGAAATAACAAGCTTTAATGAGTATTTGTTCCATCAGGGAAAGAATTATAGTGCATATAATATTTTGGGTTCTCATGTTGTAATTAGAAATAATGTAAAAGGAGTTCAGTTTGCTACATGGGCACCAAGAGCAAGTGAGGTTTATGTTGTTGGTGATTTTAATGACTTTAATGTTAATGATGCTTATAAACTTGAAAAAATTAGTGAGAACGGAATATGGTCTGGATTCTTCACTCAACCTAAGGAAGGAGACAAGTATAAATATTGTGTAGTTGATTCCAAGGGAAATAGTGGAGAATATAAATCTGATCCATATGCTATTTTTAGTGAATTAAGACCAAATAATGCATCTATAATATATGCACCTAAAGATTTTACTTGGAATGATAAAAAGTGGATAGAAAATAGAAATAAAATAAATGTATTAGAGCAGCCATTAAATATTTATGAAATTCATTTGGGTTCATGGAGAAGGAATCAAGATGGTGATTTTTTATCTTATGAAGAAATAAGTGAAATTTTACCTGCGTATTTAAAGGATATGGGATATTCACATGTTGAAATAATGCCTCTTGTTGAACATCCTTTAGATGCATCATGGGGATATCAAGGAACAGGATACTATTCTCCAACAAGTAGATATGGAAATCCAGAAGGACTTAAATTATTAATCAATAAGTTACATGAACAAAATATAGGAGTTATTATGGATTGGGTTCCAGGTCATTTCTGTAAAGATGCACATGGATTATATAAATTTGATGGTACAGCTACTTATGAATATCAAGAAGAATGGAGAGCTGAAAATAAAGGATGGGGAACATGTAACTTTGATTTAGGAAGAGCAGAAGTACAAAGTTACTTAATATCAAATGCTTTATATTGGTTTAGGGAATTCCATGTTGATGGGTTAAGAGTGGATGCGGTATCAAGCATTTTATACTTAGATTATAGTAGAGAGCCAGGAGAGTGGAAACCTAATAAATATGGTGGAAATGGAAATTTAGAAGCTATAGACTTTTTGAAACAATTGAATCAAGCAGTTTTTGCAGAGTATCCAACTGCATTAATGATAGCAGAAGAATCAACAGCGTGGCCGAATATAACAAAACCACCAATGGAAGATGGATTAGGATTTAATCTAAAGTGGAATATGGGATGGATGAACGACACATTAGAATATGTAAAAATAGATCCTTCGTATAGAAAGAATAATCATAGAAACATCACTTTTGCAATGATGTATAATTATGCGGAAAATTATGTATTACCATTATCTCATGATGAAGTAGTTCATGGTAAGAAATCTTTAATTGAAAAGATGTGGGGCGATGAATGGAATAAATTTGCAGGATTAAGAGCCTTTATGGGATATATGATGGGACATCCTGGAAAGAAACTTACATTTATGGGATGTGAATTTGCTCAGGGTATAGAATGGAGAGAATACGAACAACTTGAATGGAATCTAATAGAAGCTTTAGAGATAAATGAAAAAACTCAGTTATTTTTTAAAGATTTAAATAAGTTATATCTTGATAATAAAGCATTTTGGGAATTGGACCATGATCATCGAGGATTTAATTGGATAGAAGCTGATAATAGTGACCAAAGCATACTTGTATTTACAAGGAGAAGTAGAAAAGATGATGAAACATTAATCTTTATAGTAAACTTTACTTCAATTGTTTATTATGATTATCAAATTGGAGTACCATTTTTAGGTGAATACGAGGAATTATTTAATACAGATGATTCTAAATATGGTGGTTCAGGACAAATTATGGACACACCATTATTTGCTGAAAGGGCTCCTTTCCAAAATCAACCATATTCTGTAAAGATTAAAGTACCACCAATGGCAACTTTAGTGTTAAAAGTTAAAGATATATTTAAAAATGAAGAAAATAATGAAACAGAAAAAGATGAAAAAGAAATTAATTAA
- a CDS encoding PTS sugar transporter subunit IIA, producing MFGFLKNLFKNNTENTTKVEEAPVAKTAPVAEESAKTFKLVAPMSGKSIPLSETPDPVFAQKMAGDGLAMDPASDTIVAPADGELTLVFNTKHAFAITLDNGVELLVHIGIETVSLNGEGFEQLAEQGTKVKAGDPIIKIDREFIKSKGLPLITPVLITNPDILKSISPIENIETVAGETTILEYTM from the coding sequence ATGTTTGGATTTTTAAAGAACCTTTTCAAAAACAACACAGAAAACACAACAAAAGTTGAGGAAGCTCCAGTAGCAAAAACAGCTCCTGTTGCTGAAGAAAGCGCTAAAACATTTAAATTAGTTGCTCCTATGTCTGGTAAATCAATACCTTTATCAGAAACTCCAGACCCTGTTTTCGCTCAAAAAATGGCTGGTGATGGATTAGCTATGGATCCTGCATCTGATACTATCGTAGCTCCTGCTGATGGAGAATTAACTTTAGTGTTTAATACAAAACATGCTTTTGCAATAACTTTAGATAACGGTGTTGAATTATTAGTTCATATAGGTATCGAAACTGTTTCTTTAAACGGTGAAGGATTTGAACAATTAGCAGAACAAGGAACTAAAGTTAAAGCTGGTGATCCAATAATCAAAATTGACAGAGAGTTCATAAAATCAAAAGGACTTCCATTAATAACTCCTGTATTAATAACAAACCCAGATATCTTAAAATCAATTTCACCAATTGAAAACATAGAAACTGTTGCTGGTGAAACTACAATATTAGAATATACTATGTAA
- a CDS encoding PTS transporter subunit EIIC, producing MLQYLQRIGKAIMLPIAALPIAGILLGVGGALLGISGLDNPPGIYQPLIAFVNIPFVTAILTVMKNIGDIVFGNLPILFAVGVAVGLAKKDKGTAALASVFGFIVMNQVISTLLSLGVTQLGVLTPDNVGEYGTYVTTNLGIFTLNMSVFGGIITGIITAILHDRFHEIQLPQVIGFFSGSRFVPIVTAITMAFVGAILAYLWPVVQNGIGMIANLVRDAGFIGTFFYGLIERALIPFGLHHVFYTPFWFGSFVDGQILVNGAWQSVAGANTAYFAQLSSMTDLVGASSDTMATVVSGTTRFMAGKFPFMMFGLPAAAFAMYRCAAPSKRKAVGSLLLAAGITSLLTGITEPLEFTFIFVAPVLYGVHCVLAGISFMLMDIFNVFIGMTFSGGLIDFSLFGLLPAGAGVPTKWFMVLLVGAVYAVVYYFLFSFIIRKFNLKTPGRDENEEETKLYSKADYQGRNGQSNTDTKASAGGAKGEIAEKAPAVLEALGGPENIVSVDACITRLRVEVKDRSKVDKDRLKSLGAAGVMEVGKGIQAIFGAKADGYKNAINDILGNN from the coding sequence ATGCTTCAATATTTACAAAGAATAGGTAAAGCTATTATGTTACCAATAGCAGCATTACCTATAGCGGGTATATTACTAGGCGTTGGTGGAGCACTATTAGGTATTTCAGGTTTAGATAACCCACCAGGAATTTATCAGCCACTTATTGCTTTTGTTAACATTCCATTTGTTACAGCAATCTTAACAGTAATGAAAAATATAGGTGATATTGTATTTGGAAATTTACCGATTTTATTTGCAGTTGGTGTTGCAGTTGGATTAGCTAAAAAAGATAAGGGTACAGCAGCGTTAGCATCAGTTTTTGGATTCATAGTAATGAATCAGGTTATTTCTACATTACTTTCTTTAGGAGTTACTCAATTAGGAGTTCTTACACCAGATAATGTTGGTGAATATGGAACTTATGTTACAACTAACTTAGGAATCTTTACATTAAATATGTCAGTATTCGGTGGTATAATAACAGGTATCATAACAGCTATATTACATGATAGATTCCATGAAATTCAATTACCACAGGTAATAGGATTTTTCTCAGGATCAAGATTTGTTCCAATAGTTACAGCTATAACTATGGCATTTGTAGGTGCAATATTAGCATACTTATGGCCAGTAGTTCAAAATGGAATTGGAATGATTGCTAACTTAGTTAGAGACGCAGGATTTATAGGGACTTTCTTCTATGGTTTAATTGAAAGAGCTTTAATACCATTTGGATTACATCATGTATTCTATACTCCATTCTGGTTTGGCTCATTTGTTGATGGTCAAATTTTAGTTAACGGGGCTTGGCAATCGGTTGCAGGAGCAAATACAGCATATTTTGCTCAATTATCTAGTATGACTGATTTAGTTGGAGCTTCATCAGACACAATGGCTACAGTTGTTTCAGGTACTACAAGATTTATGGCAGGTAAATTCCCATTCATGATGTTTGGATTACCAGCTGCAGCATTTGCTATGTATAGATGTGCAGCTCCAAGTAAGAGAAAAGCTGTAGGGTCATTATTATTAGCAGCAGGTATAACTTCATTATTAACAGGTATAACTGAACCATTAGAATTTACATTTATATTCGTTGCTCCAGTTTTATATGGAGTACACTGTGTATTAGCAGGTATATCATTCATGTTAATGGATATATTTAATGTATTTATAGGTATGACATTCTCAGGTGGATTAATTGACTTCAGCTTATTTGGATTACTTCCAGCTGGAGCAGGTGTGCCTACTAAGTGGTTTATGGTTCTTTTAGTTGGTGCAGTTTATGCAGTAGTTTACTACTTCTTATTCTCATTTATAATAAGAAAATTTAACTTAAAAACTCCAGGTAGAGATGAAAATGAAGAAGAAACTAAGTTATATAGTAAAGCAGACTATCAAGGAAGAAATGGTCAATCAAATACAGATACTAAAGCATCAGCAGGTGGAGCTAAGGGTGAAATTGCAGAAAAGGCTCCAGCAGTATTAGAAGCTTTAGGTGGACCAGAAAATATAGTAAGCGTTGATGCTTGTATAACAAGACTAAGAGTAGAAGTTAAAGATAGATCTAAAGTAGATAAAGATAGATTAAAATCATTAGGCGCAGCAGGTGTTATGGAAGTTGGTAAGGGTATTCAAGCTATATTTGGTGCCAAGGCTGATGGATATAAGAATGCTATTAATGATATATTAGGAAACAACTAA